Proteins from a genomic interval of Kribbella aluminosa:
- a CDS encoding PaaI family thioesterase encodes MELTLEVAQKLLAAQPFSVLVGARVTAFGDSGATLEVDVREDLQQQNGFLHGGVLAYAADNAITFAGGAALGPEVLTGGFTISYLRPAQGQILRAVAKVAHSGRRQATCTCELTTIDDAGTTVLCAIAQGTVVALNR; translated from the coding sequence ATGGAGTTGACGTTGGAGGTCGCACAGAAGCTGTTGGCGGCGCAGCCGTTCAGTGTGCTGGTGGGGGCGCGGGTGACTGCGTTCGGGGACAGCGGCGCGACGTTGGAGGTCGATGTTCGCGAGGATCTCCAGCAGCAGAACGGGTTCCTGCACGGCGGCGTACTTGCCTATGCCGCCGACAACGCGATCACGTTCGCGGGCGGCGCGGCGCTCGGCCCGGAGGTCCTGACCGGCGGGTTCACGATCAGCTACCTTCGTCCCGCCCAGGGACAGATCCTTCGGGCAGTGGCGAAGGTTGCCCACTCCGGCCGCCGCCAGGCGACCTGTACCTGTGAACTCACGACGATCGACGACGCCGGTACGACGGTCCTCTGCGCGATCGCTCAGGGCACCGTCGTCGCCCTGAACCGATGA
- a CDS encoding L-rhamnose mutarotase — protein MTRLALHSRLIPGTEEAYETEHARVWPELITVMHAAGISDWSIWRSGRDLFHLVESDDYEAAVAYLRDNPTDQRWQQHMSQFVEGFAENPEGVAGQSLRHVWTMSEQGD, from the coding sequence GTGACCCGCCTTGCGCTGCACAGCCGCCTGATCCCCGGAACCGAAGAGGCCTACGAGACCGAGCACGCCCGCGTCTGGCCGGAACTGATCACGGTGATGCACGCCGCCGGGATCAGCGACTGGTCGATCTGGCGCAGCGGCCGGGACCTGTTCCACCTGGTCGAGTCCGACGACTACGAGGCCGCGGTCGCGTACCTCCGCGACAACCCCACCGACCAGCGCTGGCAGCAGCACATGAGCCAGTTCGTCGAGGGCTTCGCGGAGAATCCCGAAGGCGTCGCCGGCCAGTCGCTGCGCCACGTCTGGACGATGAGCGAGCAGGGCGACTAG
- a CDS encoding NAD-dependent epimerase/dehydratase family protein — translation MRRPRADAVAVNGEGTRLLLRTMIDRGVRRFVVASSIAAAGCLTEGFLPRELPIPADHPCLSANPYGFSKYVVEELARYLARTDETLEFDLYRLGVVVDEPDHQVDLSAVQLPFCQLGTVSIATVAERLTRTIVAPRGPGVRLENLVSAEIPSRYPTVETLTAVLGEQVRDLDLSAYRRPGNERAGLWAVPEST, via the coding sequence GTGCGGCGACCGAGGGCCGACGCCGTCGCGGTCAACGGCGAGGGGACCCGCCTGCTGCTCCGGACCATGATCGACCGGGGCGTGCGCAGGTTCGTGGTGGCGAGTTCGATCGCGGCTGCGGGCTGCCTCACCGAGGGTTTCCTGCCGCGGGAGCTACCGATCCCCGCGGACCATCCGTGCCTGTCCGCGAACCCGTACGGATTCTCCAAGTACGTCGTCGAAGAGCTGGCGCGGTACCTGGCCCGCACCGACGAAACCTTGGAATTCGACCTGTACCGGCTCGGCGTGGTCGTCGACGAACCGGATCACCAGGTCGACCTGTCCGCCGTGCAGCTCCCGTTCTGTCAGCTGGGCACCGTCTCGATCGCCACGGTCGCCGAACGACTCACCCGCACGATCGTGGCTCCTCGCGGTCCCGGCGTCCGACTCGAGAACCTCGTCTCAGCCGAGATCCCGTCTCGCTACCCGACGGTCGAGACCCTGACCGCTGTCCTCGGGGAGCAGGTCCGCGACCTGGACCTGAGCGCCTACCGCCGCCCCGGAAACGAGCGGGCCGGCCTCTGGGCCGTGCCCGAGAGCACCTGA
- a CDS encoding GNAT family N-acetyltransferase produces the protein MSAAEYPEWKDHLATSFAAAMGAANGLAADEALKASYQETEKLLPDGPDTEHQLIWVAFADDVPVGTLWISTRSRLPFVYSIEVSPDHRRKGYGGAIMLAGEEECRRRGHDELELNVFGDNPSAIALYNSLGYAVTSQQMRKSL, from the coding sequence ATGTCAGCTGCCGAGTACCCGGAGTGGAAGGACCACCTCGCGACCTCGTTCGCAGCGGCGATGGGAGCGGCCAACGGGCTGGCCGCGGACGAGGCGCTGAAGGCTTCGTACCAGGAGACCGAGAAGCTGCTGCCGGACGGCCCGGACACCGAGCACCAGCTGATCTGGGTCGCGTTCGCGGACGACGTACCGGTCGGCACTCTGTGGATCAGTACGCGGTCGCGGCTGCCGTTCGTGTACAGCATCGAGGTGTCGCCCGACCATCGCAGGAAGGGATACGGCGGGGCGATCATGCTCGCCGGCGAGGAGGAGTGCCGGCGCCGCGGGCACGACGAACTGGAGCTGAACGTGTTCGGCGACAACCCGTCGGCGATCGCGTTGTACAACTCGCTCGGATACGCCGTGACCTCGCAGCAGATGCGCAAGAGCCTTTAG
- a CDS encoding pirin family protein: protein MEIHQADERFRTANEWLDSRHSFSFGPHYDPANVGFGFLLAHNDETVAPGTGFGTHPHQDLEIVTWVLRGALAHRDSQGNSGEVHPGLAQRMTAGSGIQHSEWNDGADPVHYVQMWVRPDRFDLPPSYEQAELDLSTGELVPVASGLAKHASSTAIRINQPAAGMSVARLSTAGTIQLPSAPYLHVFVATGTATLEGAALGTADAVRLTGDGGRLTAGPGGAEVLVWEMWSATHA, encoded by the coding sequence GTGGAGATCCATCAGGCGGACGAGCGGTTCCGGACGGCCAACGAGTGGCTGGACTCGCGGCATTCGTTCTCGTTCGGGCCGCACTACGACCCGGCGAACGTCGGGTTCGGCTTCCTGCTCGCCCACAACGACGAGACGGTTGCCCCCGGCACCGGATTCGGTACGCATCCGCACCAGGACCTCGAGATCGTCACCTGGGTACTGCGGGGCGCGCTGGCACACCGGGACTCGCAGGGGAACAGCGGCGAGGTGCATCCCGGGCTCGCCCAGCGGATGACCGCGGGCTCCGGCATCCAGCACTCCGAGTGGAACGACGGCGCCGACCCGGTGCACTACGTCCAGATGTGGGTACGCCCGGACCGCTTCGACCTGCCGCCGTCGTACGAACAGGCCGAGCTCGACCTGTCCACCGGCGAACTGGTCCCGGTGGCGTCCGGGCTGGCCAAGCACGCGTCCTCGACCGCGATCCGGATCAACCAGCCGGCGGCGGGGATGTCCGTCGCGCGGCTGAGCACGGCCGGCACGATCCAGCTACCGAGTGCGCCGTACCTGCATGTCTTCGTCGCCACCGGTACGGCGACCCTCGAAGGCGCTGCTCTTGGAACGGCGGATGCCGTACGGCTGACCGGCGACGGCGGCCGGCTGACCGCCGGACCGGGCGGGGCCGAGGTGCTGGTCTGGGAGATGTGGTCCGCTACGCACGCATAA
- a CDS encoding NmrA family NAD(P)-binding protein: MILITGGTGTVGRPVVSSLAERGAAIRVVGRSVAEVPAGVERFAADLGDLAAVAPALKGVDVLFVHPRAVGEQAADLVALAAENGVRRVVVMSAINVDDDPALQPSRWNGDRNREVEAAVVAGGLPWVAVRPTSFAANTVGLFGAQIRYGDVVRAPYADFAEALVDEADVSAVLAEVLTDDRWDGQRLAVTGPEALTQRQLVDVIGTVLGLPLQFQEVPAEAAVRGMVANGLPEAFANALMDRYAKGVMAAATDTVEKVLGRPPRTFADWVAAHRDAFQR; this comes from the coding sequence ATGATTCTGATCACCGGTGGGACGGGGACGGTTGGGCGACCTGTGGTTTCGTCGCTCGCCGAGCGTGGGGCGGCGATTCGTGTGGTCGGGCGTTCGGTGGCGGAGGTGCCGGCGGGCGTCGAGCGGTTCGCGGCGGACCTCGGCGACCTGGCAGCCGTGGCGCCCGCGTTGAAGGGCGTCGACGTACTGTTCGTGCACCCGCGGGCGGTCGGCGAGCAGGCCGCGGACCTGGTCGCGCTCGCGGCTGAGAACGGTGTACGGCGGGTGGTGGTGATGTCGGCGATCAACGTCGACGACGATCCGGCGCTGCAGCCGTCCCGGTGGAACGGCGACCGCAACCGGGAGGTCGAGGCCGCGGTCGTGGCGGGCGGGCTGCCGTGGGTCGCCGTACGGCCGACGTCGTTCGCGGCCAACACGGTCGGCCTGTTCGGGGCGCAGATCCGGTACGGCGATGTCGTCCGGGCGCCGTACGCCGACTTCGCCGAGGCGTTGGTCGACGAGGCCGACGTGTCCGCCGTACTGGCCGAGGTGCTGACCGACGACAGGTGGGACGGGCAGCGGCTCGCGGTCACCGGGCCGGAGGCGTTGACCCAGCGGCAGTTGGTGGACGTGATCGGTACGGTCCTCGGCCTGCCGTTGCAGTTCCAGGAGGTCCCGGCGGAAGCCGCCGTCCGGGGGATGGTCGCCAACGGTCTGCCGGAGGCGTTCGCGAACGCGCTGATGGACCGCTACGCGAAGGGCGTGATGGCGGCGGCGACGGACACCGTCGAGAAGGTTCTCGGCCGGCCGCCGCGGACGTTCGCGGACTGGGTCGCCGCGCACCGGGACGCCTTCCAGCGCTGA
- a CDS encoding ABC transporter ATP-binding protein produces the protein MTPVIAAQDLTKTYTFHQQRAGLGGALKSLVRRTYETRLAVDKISFTIGSGEVVGLLGPNGAGKTTTLKMLSGLLYTTSGDLEVLGHTPSDRKPDYLRRIALVMGQKTMLWWDVPAMESLLLHKEMYGLSTAVFDRNVAELAELLEVEHLLNVQVRKTSLGERMKLELMAALVHGPEILFLDEPTIGLDVVAKARVRSFLADVNRLRGTTILITSHDMDDIEALCSRVMIIDHGRLQFDGGLDDLVRTARPRKLVRATYATPVDASRLAALDGVTGVETSGPTVELEAERERAGAVMEQLIRLGPLVDLDVADADIEDIMRDLFLHRSTLGDGS, from the coding sequence GTGACGCCTGTTATCGCGGCACAAGACCTGACCAAGACCTACACGTTCCATCAGCAGCGCGCCGGACTCGGCGGCGCGCTGAAGAGCCTGGTACGGCGTACGTACGAGACCCGGCTGGCTGTCGACAAGATCTCGTTCACGATCGGCAGCGGCGAGGTCGTCGGACTGCTCGGCCCGAACGGCGCCGGCAAGACGACCACGCTGAAGATGCTGTCCGGTCTGCTCTACACGACCTCCGGCGACCTGGAGGTGCTCGGCCACACCCCGTCCGACCGCAAACCGGACTACCTGCGCCGGATCGCGCTGGTAATGGGCCAGAAGACCATGCTGTGGTGGGACGTCCCGGCGATGGAGAGCCTGCTGCTGCACAAGGAGATGTACGGCCTGTCCACCGCGGTGTTCGACCGCAACGTCGCCGAGCTCGCCGAACTGCTCGAGGTCGAGCACCTGCTGAACGTGCAGGTCCGGAAGACCTCACTCGGTGAGCGGATGAAGCTCGAACTGATGGCGGCGCTCGTCCACGGCCCGGAGATCCTGTTCCTGGACGAGCCGACGATCGGGCTGGACGTGGTCGCGAAGGCCCGCGTCCGCTCGTTCCTGGCCGACGTCAACCGGCTCCGCGGGACCACGATCCTGATCACCAGCCACGACATGGACGACATCGAGGCGCTCTGCTCGCGGGTGATGATCATCGACCACGGCCGGCTGCAGTTCGACGGCGGGCTGGACGATCTGGTTCGTACGGCGCGGCCGCGCAAGCTGGTCCGGGCGACGTACGCGACGCCGGTCGACGCCTCCCGGCTGGCGGCGCTGGACGGGGTGACCGGGGTCGAGACCTCCGGGCCGACCGTCGAGCTCGAGGCGGAACGGGAACGCGCCGGTGCGGTGATGGAGCAGCTGATCCGGCTCGGCCCGCTCGTCGACCTCGATGTCGCGGACGCCGACATCGAGGACATCATGCGCGACCTGTTCCTGCACCGCAGCACGCTGGGAGACGGCTCATGA
- a CDS encoding sensor histidine kinase — MSQQHPKDFPSYADGPQQPPQPPVPDQPVANSNGNGNRVAATAARTQTWWNETLHKLSLHARVTLLAAVAVGLAVAIVSVAAYVTVRQQMYQNLDNSLVLRASQAAQKRVLTNLEILQNIPPDALGLSDIQVGIITQDGETFGARRSTLPPMGQQELEIAQTQSSHPNLRTVGVRNGPHFRVVAVAASYCPAESTEACQNDSRFLQPGALVVAQSLGPIDQTLHNLGIVLWAFGLIGVIGAALAGNAVARSGLRPLARLTGAVEHVAATEDLKPIPVTGTDEISRLAVAFNAMLGALAQSRDRQRRLVGDAGHELRTPLTSVRTNLDLLAQADKRGGLRPEDRQQLLDDVRAQMDELTQLIGDLTELARDTPQVPNAELIELSNVVQDAVIKVRRRAPGLEWDVQITPFPVWGDERLLGRAVMNLLDNAAKYSVPDGAEQRTDGPPVGHVTVRLLDGVLTVTDSGPGIAEADLPHVFDRFYRSSEARSRPGSGLGLAIVKHAAELHGGMIYARNAPGAGAQFTLWLPHAATQTR; from the coding sequence GTGAGCCAGCAACACCCCAAGGACTTCCCGTCGTACGCCGACGGTCCGCAGCAGCCACCACAACCGCCGGTTCCGGATCAGCCTGTTGCCAACAGCAACGGAAACGGCAATCGGGTGGCGGCGACGGCCGCACGCACCCAGACCTGGTGGAACGAGACCCTCCACAAGCTGAGCCTGCACGCCCGCGTCACACTCCTCGCCGCGGTAGCCGTCGGCCTGGCGGTGGCCATCGTCAGCGTGGCGGCGTACGTGACCGTACGCCAGCAGATGTACCAAAACCTCGACAACAGCCTGGTCCTGCGCGCCAGCCAGGCGGCCCAAAAACGCGTGCTGACGAACCTCGAAATTCTCCAGAACATCCCGCCCGACGCGCTCGGGCTGAGCGACATCCAGGTGGGGATCATCACCCAGGACGGGGAGACGTTCGGCGCCCGCCGGAGCACGCTCCCGCCGATGGGCCAGCAGGAGCTCGAGATCGCCCAGACGCAGAGCTCGCACCCCAATCTGCGAACCGTCGGCGTCCGGAACGGCCCGCACTTCCGGGTTGTCGCAGTGGCCGCCAGCTACTGCCCCGCCGAATCGACGGAGGCATGCCAGAACGATTCCCGCTTCCTCCAACCTGGTGCGCTCGTCGTGGCGCAGTCGTTGGGGCCGATTGATCAGACGTTGCACAACCTCGGGATCGTGCTGTGGGCGTTCGGTCTGATCGGCGTGATCGGGGCGGCGCTCGCCGGGAACGCGGTGGCGCGCTCCGGCCTGCGCCCGCTGGCGCGACTGACCGGCGCGGTGGAACACGTCGCCGCGACCGAGGACCTCAAGCCGATCCCGGTCACCGGTACCGACGAGATCTCCCGCCTGGCAGTGGCCTTCAACGCGATGCTCGGTGCGCTCGCGCAGTCCCGCGACCGGCAACGGCGGCTCGTCGGCGACGCCGGCCACGAGCTGCGTACGCCGTTGACCAGCGTCCGCACCAACCTCGACCTGCTCGCCCAGGCGGACAAGCGCGGCGGGCTCCGGCCCGAGGACCGGCAGCAGCTGCTGGACGACGTACGCGCCCAGATGGACGAGCTGACCCAACTGATCGGCGACCTCACCGAACTGGCCCGCGACACTCCGCAGGTGCCGAACGCGGAGCTGATCGAGCTCTCGAACGTGGTCCAGGACGCGGTGATCAAGGTACGTCGGCGCGCACCCGGGCTGGAGTGGGACGTGCAGATAACGCCGTTCCCGGTTTGGGGTGACGAGCGGCTGCTCGGCCGTGCGGTGATGAACCTGCTCGACAACGCCGCGAAGTACAGCGTCCCCGACGGCGCCGAACAACGGACCGACGGGCCACCCGTCGGCCACGTGACGGTCCGCCTGCTGGACGGCGTACTGACCGTGACGGACTCCGGGCCCGGCATCGCCGAGGCGGACCTCCCCCACGTCTTCGACCGCTTCTACCGCTCCAGCGAGGCCCGCAGCCGCCCCGGCTCCGGCCTGGGCCTGGCAATCGTCAAGCACGCCGCAGAACTACACGGCGGCATGATCTACGCCCGGAACGCCCCGGGTGCGGGTGCGCAGTTCACCCTGTGGCTGCCGCACGCGGCCACCCAGACTCGCTGA
- a CDS encoding S1C family serine protease, which yields MTENQPQQPQPQPGQNAQGPQGPERTQQLPMYGQHQQQQYAPQGGQPRLDSGPQGPQGPQGQYPSGGGSYPQFGAPGTHQGTSPGPNWPLGPQQATATAEKPKRRAGLAAVALVALLVGTAGGVGGAAVYSASNDHSTNIPSVTAPLNGNQAAPASAPDGTVQSAAAKVLPSVVKIAVASQQGQATGSGIVISKDGLIVTNNHVVSGAGQGATLTVVLNDGRTVPATVKGTDPLTDLAVIHANATDLTPATLGQSGKLAVGQGVVAIGSPYGLEATVTSGIVSALNRPVTSGDAQQQDSTTVFPAIQTDAAINPGNSGGALIDLAGQVVGINSAIKTAGGSGQSAGGSIGLGFAIPIDQAKPIIDELVAKGKATHARLGVTVGDAQSSDGLTNGARLGEVTSGGAADKAGLQSGDVVTAVDGKAIASGDALVAAVRSHRPGDQVKLSVTRSGKQQTVTATLGSDNGNPTG from the coding sequence ATGACCGAGAACCAGCCGCAGCAGCCGCAGCCGCAACCCGGCCAGAACGCGCAGGGACCGCAAGGGCCGGAGCGGACGCAGCAGTTGCCGATGTACGGGCAGCATCAGCAGCAGCAGTACGCGCCGCAAGGCGGGCAGCCGCGGCTGGACTCGGGGCCGCAGGGGCCGCAGGGGCCGCAGGGCCAGTACCCCTCAGGTGGGGGTTCTTACCCGCAGTTCGGTGCACCGGGGACGCATCAGGGGACGTCTCCGGGCCCGAACTGGCCCCTCGGCCCGCAGCAGGCGACAGCCACCGCGGAGAAGCCGAAGCGCCGGGCCGGTCTGGCAGCCGTGGCACTGGTCGCGCTCCTGGTCGGTACGGCGGGCGGCGTCGGCGGCGCGGCCGTGTACTCGGCCAGCAACGACCACTCCACGAACATCCCGTCGGTGACCGCTCCGCTGAACGGCAACCAGGCGGCTCCCGCGTCGGCGCCGGACGGCACCGTGCAGAGCGCGGCCGCGAAGGTGCTGCCGAGCGTGGTGAAGATCGCGGTCGCCAGCCAGCAGGGCCAGGCGACCGGGTCGGGCATCGTGATCAGCAAGGACGGCCTGATCGTCACGAACAACCACGTGGTCTCCGGCGCCGGGCAGGGCGCGACGCTGACCGTCGTACTGAACGACGGCCGCACGGTACCGGCCACGGTCAAGGGCACCGACCCGCTCACCGACCTCGCCGTCATCCACGCGAACGCGACCGACCTGACGCCGGCCACCCTCGGCCAGAGCGGCAAGCTCGCGGTCGGCCAGGGCGTGGTCGCGATCGGCTCGCCGTACGGGCTGGAGGCGACCGTGACGAGCGGGATCGTCTCGGCGCTGAACCGCCCTGTGACGTCCGGCGATGCGCAGCAGCAGGACAGTACGACGGTCTTCCCAGCAATCCAGACGGACGCCGCGATCAATCCGGGGAACTCCGGCGGCGCCCTGATCGACCTCGCCGGCCAGGTGGTCGGTATCAACAGCGCGATCAAAACCGCCGGCGGATCGGGACAATCCGCAGGCGGAAGCATCGGCCTGGGCTTCGCAATCCCGATCGACCAGGCCAAGCCGATCATCGACGAGCTGGTGGCCAAGGGCAAGGCCACGCATGCGCGGCTCGGTGTGACGGTCGGCGACGCGCAGTCCTCCGACGGGCTCACGAACGGAGCACGCCTCGGCGAGGTCACGTCCGGCGGTGCGGCGGACAAGGCCGGTCTGCAGTCAGGTGATGTGGTCACCGCTGTGGACGGCAAGGCGATCGCGTCAGGGGACGCGTTGGTCGCCGCGGTCCGCTCGCACCGCCCGGGCGATCAGGTGAAGCTCAGCGTCACCCGGAGCGGCAAGCAGCAGACGGTCACCGCCACGCTCGGCTCCGACAACGGGAACCCGACGGGCTGA
- a CDS encoding penicillin-binding transpeptidase domain-containing protein — MKRTTAIVCLSSLLITAGCSGSKSGGNSGNDEQKASGAVIKQFADAWVKAWAPNGKPDAAGALTDNPTVFAKRLDGVDSALVASTVTVTPQNNPKCSDGSNCTQDLAVEAQLRGIGTMKWTSTATAVKTGGTWKIKASGDTIYPGLGDNNYLKRVRALPARASILDRNGVALTTNRQVVIVGVASGTKATAATYAAFTQYLQVDGAKLAARAKAAPAGEFVDAITIRAEEWDALRPKMSALPGVLTMGGTQSLPPTATFARSLIGTMNTATVDTLKNAGPTASAQDQVGTTGLQYAFQQQLAGTPGGTVALRDGKTKLTIKTVFTQQGAAGKPVKTTIDTNMQKTAEAALATSKLPASLVAVQASTGQILAAANGPQSTNYNRAFQGRYAPGSTFKIVTSAALLGAGETTTTPLPCTPTINVFGKTFKNYDGLTAYGAGTMQKAFNESCNTAFISQHAKLSKDAMTKAAAMFGIGRELGLSVGAYGGQVPAPKDDVEEAASMIGQGTVTASPLAISLVAATVDHGTAMKPVLVPGKDAAGAAASPLPAATVAALQTFMRTTVTGGTASVLAGNGAVAAKTGTAEVVVNGKVTTNAWMAGYRGDVAFAVIVEGGASGSHTAGPILKTFLSSFK, encoded by the coding sequence GTGAAGCGAACCACTGCCATCGTCTGCCTGAGTAGTCTGCTGATCACCGCCGGTTGTTCGGGCAGCAAGTCCGGCGGCAACTCCGGGAACGACGAGCAGAAGGCGTCCGGAGCGGTCATCAAGCAGTTCGCCGACGCCTGGGTGAAGGCGTGGGCGCCGAACGGGAAACCGGACGCGGCCGGCGCGCTCACCGACAACCCGACCGTGTTCGCCAAGCGCCTCGACGGCGTCGACAGCGCGCTGGTGGCGAGCACCGTGACGGTCACCCCGCAGAACAACCCGAAGTGCTCGGACGGCAGCAACTGCACGCAGGACCTGGCCGTCGAGGCGCAGCTGCGCGGTATCGGCACGATGAAGTGGACGAGTACGGCGACAGCGGTGAAGACCGGTGGCACCTGGAAGATCAAGGCCTCCGGCGACACCATCTACCCGGGACTCGGCGACAACAACTACCTGAAGCGGGTCCGCGCGCTGCCGGCCCGGGCGTCGATCCTGGACCGCAACGGCGTCGCTCTGACCACGAATCGGCAGGTCGTGATCGTCGGCGTCGCGTCCGGCACCAAGGCGACCGCGGCCACCTACGCGGCCTTCACGCAGTACCTGCAGGTGGACGGCGCGAAGCTCGCGGCGCGGGCGAAGGCGGCGCCGGCCGGCGAGTTCGTGGACGCGATCACGATCCGCGCCGAGGAGTGGGACGCGCTGCGGCCGAAGATGAGCGCACTGCCCGGCGTGCTGACGATGGGCGGCACCCAGTCGCTGCCGCCGACCGCGACGTTCGCGAGGTCGCTGATCGGCACCATGAACACCGCGACCGTGGACACGCTGAAGAACGCCGGCCCGACGGCCTCGGCGCAGGACCAGGTCGGCACGACAGGCCTGCAGTACGCGTTCCAGCAGCAGCTCGCCGGTACGCCGGGCGGCACGGTCGCGCTGCGGGACGGCAAGACGAAGCTGACCATCAAGACCGTCTTCACCCAGCAGGGCGCCGCCGGCAAGCCGGTGAAGACGACCATCGACACGAACATGCAGAAGACCGCCGAGGCCGCGCTCGCGACCAGCAAGCTGCCGGCGTCGCTGGTCGCGGTGCAGGCGTCGACCGGGCAGATCCTGGCGGCGGCGAACGGCCCGCAGTCGACCAACTACAACCGCGCCTTCCAGGGCCGGTACGCGCCGGGTTCGACGTTCAAGATCGTCACATCTGCCGCACTGCTCGGTGCCGGTGAGACCACGACGACACCGCTTCCGTGTACCCCGACGATCAACGTGTTCGGCAAGACCTTCAAGAACTACGACGGTCTGACGGCGTACGGCGCGGGCACGATGCAGAAGGCGTTCAACGAGTCCTGCAACACCGCGTTCATCTCGCAACACGCGAAGCTGTCGAAGGACGCGATGACGAAGGCCGCCGCGATGTTCGGCATCGGCCGCGAACTGGGCCTGTCGGTCGGCGCGTACGGCGGTCAGGTGCCGGCGCCGAAGGACGACGTCGAGGAGGCCGCGTCGATGATCGGCCAGGGCACGGTCACCGCCAGCCCGCTGGCGATCTCGCTGGTGGCCGCGACGGTCGACCACGGTACGGCGATGAAGCCCGTACTGGTGCCGGGCAAGGACGCGGCCGGCGCGGCTGCCTCACCACTGCCCGCGGCGACGGTGGCGGCGCTCCAGACGTTCATGCGGACGACGGTGACCGGCGGTACCGCGAGCGTGCTCGCCGGGAACGGCGCGGTCGCGGCGAAGACCGGTACCGCCGAGGTCGTGGTGAACGGCAAGGTCACCACCAACGCCTGGATGGCCGGCTACCGCGGCGACGTCGCGTTCGCGGTCATCGTCGAGGGCGGCGCCTCCGGCTCCCACACGGCGGGCCCGATCCTGAAGACCTTCCTCTCCAGCTTCAAGTGA
- a CDS encoding ABC transporter permease has translation MSTVVRNLRIVRRMTAAEIAQQSVYRAAWIIFMLANICVPIISLLIWRTALASGAHLPVDERYVTTYFVLLGFVTMATSSWMAGFLAQDIRLGKLSSWMIRPASLLVGFVANNLSEKFLKLIALVPMIGIVWWIFRDSMTIPAGPGHWVLFAVSILLGAVLVFTIDILIASLAFWMDDVSALVQARVIISGVLSGAVVPLALMPSWSRGFVDHQPFRYTVSFPVEIVAGQLTGRELLTGFGFQLGYVVVLGILARAVWAAGIRAYSAVGA, from the coding sequence ATGAGCACGGTCGTCCGCAACCTCCGCATCGTCCGGCGGATGACGGCGGCGGAGATCGCGCAGCAGTCCGTGTACCGCGCGGCGTGGATCATCTTCATGCTGGCGAACATCTGCGTACCGATCATCTCGCTGCTGATCTGGCGGACTGCGCTCGCGAGCGGTGCGCACCTGCCGGTCGACGAGCGGTACGTGACGACGTACTTCGTGCTGCTCGGCTTCGTCACGATGGCGACCTCGTCGTGGATGGCGGGGTTCCTCGCGCAGGACATCCGGCTCGGGAAGCTGTCCAGCTGGATGATCCGGCCGGCGTCGCTGCTGGTCGGGTTCGTCGCGAACAACCTGTCGGAGAAGTTCCTGAAGCTGATCGCGCTGGTGCCGATGATCGGGATCGTGTGGTGGATCTTCCGGGACTCGATGACGATCCCGGCCGGCCCGGGGCACTGGGTCCTGTTCGCGGTCAGCATCCTGCTCGGCGCCGTGCTGGTGTTCACGATCGACATCCTGATCGCGTCGCTGGCGTTCTGGATGGACGACGTGAGCGCGCTGGTGCAGGCCCGCGTGATCATCTCCGGCGTGCTGTCGGGCGCCGTCGTACCGCTGGCGCTGATGCCGTCCTGGTCGCGCGGATTCGTCGACCACCAGCCGTTCCGGTACACGGTGTCGTTCCCGGTCGAGATCGTCGCGGGTCAGCTGACGGGGCGGGAGCTGCTGACCGGGTTCGGCTTCCAGCTCGGGTACGTCGTCGTGCTCGGCATCCTCGCCAGGGCCGTCTGGGCGGCCGGGATCCGCGCGTACTCGGCGGTGGGCGCATGA